The following are encoded together in the Daucus carota subsp. sativus chromosome 5, DH1 v3.0, whole genome shotgun sequence genome:
- the LOC108221394 gene encoding protein FAR1-RELATED SEQUENCE 5-like: MGYKISSGIFYGTTENIGLGNQDVQNVFRDIRHYVFDSSDALEGLALLRELKRNSQGEFFYKIYVDEENHVSAMLWVDPRSVNAYKNFGDVVVFDSTYRTNRYCMPFVPIMGVNHHYQSILFGFALIRDETKESYLWVFKSWLEAMGNVAPQTIITDQDIAIGNTIAEVSPNTIHLFCTWHISTKFGEKLSHLYANHDHFKEDFNSCIYKSVTVAQFEDRWEALVEKYDLMNHSWLQDKYSVRHKWVPVYTKLHFTTGMTTTSRSESMNSFFDELFNASTGLKEFIENSQKALEKQYLREREADYETKNKERSKITSSSLENHATSTYTKKMFRRFQHKLKESGAYVVIEKESNAIYKHYEA; the protein is encoded by the coding sequence atgggctataaaataagctcAGGGatattttatggcacaacagagAATATTGGACTTGGTAATCAGGATGTTCAGAATGTATTTCGTGATATTCGACATTATGTGTTTGATTCGAGTGATGCTTTAGAGGGTTTGGCATTACTTCGAGAATTGAAACGTAATAGTCAAGGTgaatttttctataaaatttatgtGGACGAGGAAAATCATGTGTCGGCCATGCTGTGGGTTGACCCGAGATCAGTTAATGCCTACAAAAATTTCGGAGATGTTGTTGTTTTTGACTCCACGTATCGTACTAATAGGTATTGCATGCCGTTTGTGCCAATCATGGGGGTAAATCACCATTATCAGTCGATTTTGTTCGGATTTGCCCTGATAAGGGATGAGACCAAAGAATCTTATTTATGGGTGTTTAAAAGTTGGTTGGAGGCTATGGGGAACGTGGCCCCACAAACGATCATCACCGATCAAGACATTGCTATTGGAAACACAATTGCCGAAGTTTCGCCTAACACAATTCATTTATTTTGTACGTGGCATATAAGTACAAAATTTGGTGAAAAATTGTCGCATTTATATGCAAATCATGATCACTTCAAAGAAGATTTCAACTCTTGCATCTACAAGTCAGTAACGGTTGCACAATTCGAAGATAGGTGGGAGGCATTAgttgaaaaatatgatttgatgAACCATTCTTGGTTACAAGATAAGTACTCTGTTCGACACAAGTGGGTCCCTGTTTACACTAAACTTCACTTCACAACCGGGATGACCACTACCTCCAGAAGTGAGTCAATGAATTCTTTCTTCGATGAATTATTCAATGCTAGTACCGGTTTGAAAGAGTTTATAGAGAATTCACAGAAAGCGTTGGAGAAACAATATTTACGTGAAAGAGAGGCTGATTATGAAACAAAGAACAAGGAAAGGTCCAAAATAACATCATCGTCATTGGAGAATCATGCGACATCTACTTACACGAAAAAAATGTTTAGACGTTTTCAACACAAACTCAAAGAAAGTGGAGCTTATGTCGTGATTGAGAAAGAGAGCAATGCAATTTACAAGCATTACGAGGCATAA